A genomic region of Devosia ginsengisoli contains the following coding sequences:
- a CDS encoding alpha/beta hydrolase, translating to MADYHYREGKGATAQAPLFLVFHGTGGDENQFFDLAGQLLPGARVVAPRGDVSEGGALRYFRRTGEGVYDMDDLALRVAQMVAFVEARKAEGNAAQVVGLGYSNGANILAAVQFEVPGLFDASVLMHPMIPFSPPKVDLTGKRVLITAGQRDPMAPAAMTQGLSDYFAGQGAETNLFWHPGGHELRQEELRETQAFLSGLGTIRA from the coding sequence ATGGCCGACTATCACTATCGCGAAGGCAAGGGCGCCACGGCGCAGGCGCCGCTATTCCTGGTGTTCCACGGTACCGGTGGCGATGAGAACCAGTTTTTCGACCTAGCGGGACAATTGCTGCCCGGCGCCCGGGTGGTTGCACCACGGGGCGATGTCAGCGAGGGAGGGGCGCTGCGCTATTTCCGGCGCACCGGCGAGGGCGTCTATGACATGGACGACCTGGCTTTGCGTGTCGCGCAGATGGTGGCCTTTGTCGAGGCGCGCAAGGCCGAGGGCAATGCGGCGCAGGTGGTGGGGCTGGGTTATTCCAACGGCGCCAATATCCTGGCTGCGGTGCAGTTCGAGGTGCCCGGCCTGTTCGATGCCAGCGTGCTGATGCATCCGATGATCCCGTTCAGCCCGCCCAAGGTGGATTTGACCGGCAAGCGCGTGCTGATCACGGCGGGCCAGCGCGACCCGATGGCCCCGGCGGCGATGACGCAGGGGCTGAGCGACTATTTTGCCGGGCAGGGGGCCGAGACGAATCTGTTCTGGCATCCGGGCGGGCATGAGCTGCGGCAGGAGGAATTGCGCGAGACGCAGGCTTTCCTCAGCGGGCTGGGCACAATCCGCGCCTAA
- a CDS encoding L-serine ammonia-lyase, with product MFLSIFDVFKIGIGPSSSHTMGPMTAARRFLDELKDGSWPHAANARPAALTASLHGSLAFTGIGHGSGRAVILGLCGEDPKTVDPDAMDAIISGVETRGMVHPSGHRPYRFRPAVDLVFDKRNALPGHPNGLQFAAYDTDRQLLLRRAYYSIGGGFVVSAEELEALKDASPHQADVPYPFADAKSMLDMAASSGLSIAGMKRANEEATRSRLALDRGIDEIWTVMSACIDRGISQDGIMPGGLNVKRRARSIFHQLDAQWQRNELTPLMANDWLSLYAMAVNEENAAGGRIVTAPTNGAAGVIPSVMKYFLKFNAAAGPQAIRDYLLTSAAVGGIIKHNASISGAEVGCQGEVGSASAMAAAGLCAIMGGTPAQVENAAEIALEHHLGMTCDPVGGLVQIPCIERNAFGAVKAVTAASLALKGNGTHAVPLDACIETMRQTGLDMSERYKETSLAGLAVNVVAC from the coding sequence ATGTTCCTTTCGATTTTCGACGTCTTCAAGATCGGCATCGGGCCATCCAGCTCCCACACAATGGGGCCGATGACCGCCGCAAGGCGCTTCCTTGACGAACTCAAGGACGGGTCCTGGCCCCATGCCGCCAATGCCCGCCCCGCCGCGCTGACCGCGAGCCTGCATGGCTCGCTGGCGTTTACCGGCATCGGCCATGGCAGCGGCCGCGCCGTCATTCTCGGCCTCTGCGGCGAAGACCCCAAGACCGTCGATCCCGACGCCATGGACGCCATTATATCAGGCGTCGAAACCCGTGGCATGGTGCATCCATCAGGCCACCGGCCCTACCGTTTCCGCCCGGCGGTCGATCTGGTCTTCGACAAGCGCAACGCCTTGCCCGGCCACCCCAACGGGTTGCAATTTGCCGCCTACGATACCGACCGGCAATTGCTGTTGCGCCGCGCCTACTATTCCATCGGCGGGGGCTTCGTGGTCAGCGCCGAGGAACTTGAAGCCCTCAAGGACGCTTCGCCGCATCAGGCCGACGTGCCCTACCCCTTTGCCGATGCGAAAAGCATGCTTGATATGGCCGCATCCTCCGGCCTCTCCATAGCAGGCATGAAGCGGGCCAATGAGGAGGCCACGCGCAGCCGCCTGGCGCTCGATCGCGGCATTGACGAAATCTGGACCGTGATGAGTGCCTGCATCGACCGCGGCATCAGCCAGGACGGCATCATGCCCGGCGGCCTCAACGTCAAACGCCGCGCCCGCAGCATTTTCCACCAGCTCGACGCCCAATGGCAGCGCAATGAACTGACCCCGCTCATGGCCAATGACTGGCTGAGCCTCTATGCCATGGCCGTCAACGAGGAGAATGCCGCCGGCGGCCGCATCGTCACCGCCCCGACCAATGGCGCCGCCGGCGTCATCCCATCCGTCATGAAATATTTCCTCAAGTTCAACGCCGCCGCCGGCCCGCAGGCCATCCGCGACTACCTGCTGACCTCGGCCGCCGTGGGCGGCATCATCAAGCACAACGCATCGATCTCGGGCGCCGAAGTGGGCTGCCAGGGCGAAGTCGGCTCCGCCTCGGCCATGGCCGCCGCCGGCCTCTGCGCCATCATGGGCGGCACGCCGGCCCAAGTGGAAAACGCCGCCGAAATCGCCCTCGAACACCACCTCGGCATGACCTGCGACCCCGTCGGGGGCCTGGTCCAGATCCCCTGCATCGAACGCAACGCCTTCGGCGCCGTAAAAGCCGTCACCGCCGCCTCCCTCGCCCTGAAGGGCAACGGCACCCACGCCGTGCCGCTGGACGCGTGCATCGAAACCATGCGGCAGACGGGACTGGACATGAGCGAACGGTATAAGGAAACGAGTTTGGCGGGGTTGGCGGTTAATGTGGTGGCGTGTTGA
- a CDS encoding polysaccharide biosynthesis protein, which translates to MIQKLRSRLAGMPRNSKRILLIAFDFTTLALALWASFCLRLDRWIPPQSIAEVITILSGPLVALPVFIRSGLYRAVIRYLPERALLTMIQAVTLSVLLWVLFAFLSQMFGRQVVPRTVPIIYWALATIIVVGSRFAAKWLFWPSNRNAKNRPSIAIYGAGEAGTQLALSLRASHFVVGFLDDNTALHRREVAGLRVYAPGHLPTLIKNYGVKQVILSIPSLTGARRRELVASLAGQGVKVLSLPGATDLVTGRYLISEVREIEIDDLLGRSSVPPDPELIREMIIGRTIMVTGAGGSIGSELCRKIAKWAPQRLVLFEANEFALYQIERSLTDKDVAIVPMLGSVTDERTLARAMSEHSVDVVFHAAAHKHVPLVEANALEGIRNNVFGTLAVADTAFRLGVKNLVLISTDKAVRPTNVMGASKRWAELIVHQKSEQARIGGTGQRFCAVRFGNVLGSNGSVVPLFRQQIAQGGPITLTDPNMTRYFMSIREAAELIVQAGALSQNGDVFLLDMGQPILISDLAQNMVRLAGLTVRSEDNPDGDIEIVSIGRRPGEKMYEELFYDNASAERTRHSKILRSTNTTIAALDTALAKLRAAVDSEDEVAARQLLFHIVAQSDKMPPGAQQDL; encoded by the coding sequence ATGATCCAAAAGCTTCGATCTCGCCTCGCCGGGATGCCGCGCAATTCCAAGCGGATCCTTCTAATTGCTTTCGATTTCACGACGCTGGCCTTGGCGCTGTGGGCAAGTTTCTGCCTACGCCTCGACAGGTGGATTCCGCCCCAGAGCATTGCTGAAGTCATAACCATTCTTTCGGGCCCACTAGTCGCATTACCCGTATTTATTCGTAGTGGCCTCTACCGTGCCGTAATCCGATATCTACCCGAACGCGCATTGCTGACAATGATCCAAGCGGTCACACTGTCAGTCCTGCTTTGGGTATTGTTCGCCTTCCTGTCGCAAATGTTTGGCCGGCAGGTTGTACCGCGTACAGTGCCGATCATCTATTGGGCTCTGGCAACAATAATTGTGGTGGGAAGTCGCTTTGCCGCAAAGTGGCTGTTCTGGCCCTCGAATCGCAATGCCAAGAACCGCCCCTCAATTGCAATCTATGGTGCCGGGGAGGCTGGTACCCAACTGGCGCTGTCGCTTCGGGCGAGCCATTTCGTCGTCGGCTTCCTTGATGACAATACTGCGCTCCACCGCCGCGAAGTGGCCGGGCTACGTGTATATGCCCCCGGACATCTCCCTACGCTCATCAAGAATTATGGGGTAAAGCAGGTCATCCTCTCCATCCCTTCCCTGACCGGCGCCCGCCGCAGAGAACTTGTGGCTTCGCTCGCGGGACAGGGGGTCAAGGTGCTCTCGCTACCTGGCGCTACTGACCTCGTGACCGGACGATATCTGATCAGCGAAGTGCGAGAGATCGAGATCGACGACCTGCTCGGTCGCTCTTCTGTCCCCCCTGATCCGGAATTGATCCGTGAAATGATCATCGGGCGAACGATCATGGTCACGGGCGCCGGCGGGTCCATCGGCTCAGAACTTTGCCGCAAGATCGCCAAATGGGCTCCACAGCGCCTGGTTTTGTTCGAAGCCAACGAATTTGCGCTCTACCAGATCGAACGCAGCCTGACCGACAAGGATGTGGCCATAGTGCCGATGCTGGGCTCGGTGACCGATGAACGAACCTTGGCCCGGGCGATGTCCGAGCATAGCGTCGATGTGGTCTTCCACGCCGCGGCGCACAAGCACGTGCCGCTTGTGGAAGCCAATGCGTTGGAAGGTATTCGCAACAATGTTTTCGGCACGCTCGCTGTCGCCGACACCGCCTTCCGCCTTGGGGTGAAGAACCTCGTTCTTATCTCGACTGACAAGGCCGTGCGTCCAACCAATGTCATGGGCGCTTCCAAGCGCTGGGCCGAACTCATCGTGCACCAGAAATCTGAGCAGGCGCGTATTGGTGGAACCGGGCAACGTTTCTGCGCCGTACGTTTCGGCAATGTGCTGGGTTCGAACGGATCGGTCGTACCCCTATTTCGACAGCAGATCGCCCAGGGCGGACCGATCACGCTGACTGACCCCAATATGACGCGCTATTTCATGTCCATTCGCGAGGCCGCCGAGTTGATCGTCCAGGCCGGCGCATTGTCACAGAATGGCGATGTTTTCCTGCTCGACATGGGTCAGCCGATCTTGATTTCTGACCTAGCGCAAAACATGGTGCGGCTAGCAGGGCTTACCGTGCGCTCCGAGGATAACCCGGATGGCGATATTGAAATCGTCTCCATCGGCAGGCGCCCAGGCGAGAAGATGTATGAAGAGCTGTTCTACGACAACGCGTCCGCAGAGCGGACACGCCATTCCAAGATTTTGCGGAGCACCAACACCACCATTGCGGCCCTCGACACGGCCCTGGCAAAGCTCCGTGCAGCCGTCGACAGCGAAGATGAAGTTGCTGCCCGCCAATTGCTGTTCCATATCGTCGCGCAAAGCGACAAAATGCCTCCCGGCGCTCAACAGGATCTCTAG
- a CDS encoding hybrid nucleoside-diphosphate sugar epimerase/sugar transferase, producing MRVVIAGRIGTTGQKLIRHLQAQGHHLLLIGSKPDVTISELGDIATAGSSTLAAAGRGYDLLVYLAETDDAAIGIAEPPPLASMLSEQAHLAGIERLVYLAAPGTPAADLQPIEDLGFETLELPPLAENEAGVASHDELGLNRLIESIVLPVQDLDGTQVAVIPHNSNASFRILKRVIDLALAIGLVLAIWWAMIIIWAAVRLQSPGPGIYRQPRIGQNGRLFTCLKFRTMLLSTPDRGTHEISDTAVTGLGRFLRRTKLDELPQVFNVIRNEMTFVGPRPSLPSQSEVVIERERRGVLQAKPGITGLAQINGIDMSDPVRLAEYDQRYLELQSPRLDFQIMLATLVGRGGGDRTRK from the coding sequence ATGCGCGTCGTGATCGCGGGCCGGATCGGGACAACAGGGCAAAAGCTGATTCGGCATCTGCAGGCGCAGGGCCATCATCTTCTGCTTATTGGAAGCAAGCCTGATGTGACAATCTCAGAATTGGGCGACATTGCCACCGCGGGGAGCTCGACGCTGGCAGCCGCCGGACGCGGGTACGACCTTCTGGTCTATCTGGCCGAGACGGATGATGCCGCTATTGGCATTGCCGAGCCCCCTCCTCTGGCCAGCATGCTCTCCGAGCAGGCGCATCTCGCTGGCATTGAGCGCCTTGTCTATCTTGCTGCGCCGGGCACACCGGCGGCCGACCTGCAGCCGATCGAGGACCTCGGCTTTGAAACGCTGGAACTGCCGCCGCTGGCGGAAAACGAAGCTGGTGTGGCTTCGCATGACGAATTGGGTCTGAACCGCTTGATCGAAAGCATTGTCTTGCCAGTTCAAGACCTTGATGGCACGCAGGTTGCCGTTATACCGCATAACAGCAACGCCAGCTTTCGGATTCTCAAGCGCGTCATCGATCTGGCACTCGCCATCGGTCTCGTGCTCGCCATTTGGTGGGCAATGATCATCATATGGGCTGCGGTGCGGCTACAATCGCCAGGACCGGGTATCTACCGGCAGCCGCGCATCGGCCAGAATGGCCGCCTCTTCACCTGCTTGAAATTCCGGACAATGCTGCTGTCCACGCCAGACCGAGGCACGCATGAAATCTCGGATACAGCCGTTACGGGGCTCGGGCGCTTCCTGCGCCGCACCAAGCTGGACGAATTGCCACAGGTATTCAATGTCATCCGCAATGAAATGACATTTGTCGGCCCTCGCCCCAGCTTGCCCTCCCAGAGCGAGGTTGTCATTGAGAGGGAAAGGCGTGGAGTGCTGCAGGCCAAGCCGGGAATAACCGGGCTGGCACAGATCAATGGCATCGACATGAGCGATCCGGTCCGCCTCGCCGAATATGACCAGCGCTACCTGGAACTGCAAAGTCCGCGTCTGGACTTCCAGATCATGCTGGCCACGCTGGTCGGCCGCGGGGGTGGCGACAGGACCAGGAAATAG
- a CDS encoding Gfo/Idh/MocA family protein produces the protein MTTVAIVGAGNMAREHIKAFSALPGVRVAGIQSRTRSRAEVLAAEFGIATVSDDIDALWQATRADLVVVTVPELALNAVAKAVFARDWAVLLEKPAGYNLADAQDIAAAASGHAKPVMVGFNRRFYSSTRAALADLDASAERRFIHIQDQQSFAEARRYNHPEQVVENFMYANSIHVIDMIRTFSRGEIASVTPIMPWHGEETEVVLAHIAFDSGDAALYQGVWRGPGPWTCSVSTPSRRWNLQPLEVASYQNAGERRLNALEMSEDDRAFKPGFKLQAEAVLKSMAGDRQAAPDIADSMKTMELISRIFQRRD, from the coding sequence ATGACGACGGTGGCAATCGTGGGCGCGGGAAATATGGCCCGGGAGCATATCAAGGCGTTTTCAGCGCTGCCTGGTGTTCGCGTCGCCGGTATCCAGAGCCGCACCCGCTCGCGTGCCGAAGTCCTCGCGGCAGAATTCGGTATTGCAACAGTCAGTGATGATATCGATGCCCTCTGGCAGGCGACAAGGGCAGATCTGGTCGTGGTGACTGTGCCTGAACTAGCCCTCAATGCGGTGGCCAAGGCTGTTTTTGCGCGCGACTGGGCGGTGCTGCTGGAGAAGCCGGCTGGCTACAATCTGGCCGATGCGCAGGATATTGCCGCTGCAGCGTCGGGCCACGCAAAACCAGTCATGGTTGGCTTCAATCGCCGTTTCTACTCCAGTACACGGGCTGCGTTGGCCGACCTCGATGCCTCCGCCGAGCGTCGATTCATTCATATCCAGGATCAGCAAAGCTTTGCCGAAGCGCGCCGATACAATCATCCCGAGCAGGTGGTCGAGAACTTCATGTATGCGAACTCCATACATGTGATCGACATGATCCGCACATTTTCCCGTGGGGAGATCGCGTCGGTAACGCCGATCATGCCCTGGCACGGCGAGGAAACCGAAGTGGTTCTGGCCCATATCGCCTTCGACAGCGGCGATGCGGCTCTCTACCAGGGGGTGTGGCGTGGTCCGGGTCCCTGGACATGCTCTGTGAGCACGCCCAGCCGGCGCTGGAACCTGCAGCCGCTCGAAGTGGCAAGCTATCAGAATGCCGGGGAGCGCAGGCTCAATGCGCTGGAGATGAGCGAGGATGACAGGGCCTTCAAACCCGGCTTCAAGTTGCAAGCCGAAGCGGTTCTGAAAAGCATGGCGGGTGACCGTCAGGCGGCGCCGGATATTGCGGACAGTATGAAGACGATGGAATTGATCAGCCGGATTTTCCAACGGCGTGATTGA
- a CDS encoding phosphotransferase, whose protein sequence is MSSSELFREPSWRGLRPALPEYVAAEPAVTDFICRTLGEYGAISQLLLGGCAVGMFRFQPAGGDAKLVKLVPESRRSSMMQAEDIATWLAARDAPVVAALPGYPVWDGDYGIVVMPYLHGRRVEASEQDMALLGRSVAQVQKKLASHPDRLRWERATAERLADLMVVRSSLATGRLSCGPNPERLATLARDPMLDFVLQDMERVPLHGDLNPGNVLIVDGKAILLDLEDVFHSVLPPILELVLAIERYVLVVVENDAHAVSAGRAFVKAWQSNMGVATVTGSTDLVRVFRSLALRSLCVLASAEQHGAAMPDEEWNKFFLLEQLAGRRAHAIALIFEEGVA, encoded by the coding sequence ATGTCCAGCAGCGAACTGTTTAGAGAACCCTCCTGGAGGGGCCTGCGTCCGGCATTACCCGAATATGTAGCCGCGGAGCCAGCTGTCACTGACTTCATATGCCGGACGTTGGGAGAATATGGCGCGATTTCACAATTGCTGTTGGGTGGTTGCGCGGTCGGCATGTTCCGGTTCCAGCCAGCCGGCGGAGACGCCAAGCTGGTCAAGCTCGTCCCGGAAAGTCGCCGCTCATCAATGATGCAGGCCGAAGACATTGCGACATGGCTAGCGGCAAGAGATGCTCCGGTGGTAGCTGCGCTGCCCGGCTATCCCGTGTGGGATGGCGACTATGGCATCGTTGTGATGCCCTATCTGCATGGTCGGCGGGTAGAGGCTAGCGAGCAGGACATGGCTCTGCTTGGGCGCTCCGTGGCGCAGGTGCAAAAGAAGCTGGCAAGTCATCCCGATCGGCTGCGCTGGGAACGCGCAACGGCCGAGAGACTGGCTGACCTCATGGTGGTGCGGTCGTCCTTGGCAACGGGCAGGCTTTCCTGCGGCCCCAACCCGGAGCGCCTTGCTACGCTAGCGCGCGATCCCATGCTTGATTTCGTCCTCCAGGATATGGAGCGCGTGCCATTGCATGGCGATCTTAACCCCGGCAATGTGCTCATTGTTGACGGAAAGGCCATTCTGCTCGACTTGGAGGATGTGTTCCATTCCGTGCTACCCCCTATTCTGGAACTGGTTCTGGCGATCGAGCGCTACGTTCTTGTCGTCGTAGAAAACGATGCGCATGCTGTCTCGGCGGGACGGGCATTCGTCAAAGCATGGCAATCCAACATGGGTGTAGCGACAGTCACTGGGTCCACTGATCTGGTGCGCGTATTTCGTTCGCTTGCGCTGCGGTCGCTTTGTGTTCTGGCTAGCGCCGAGCAGCACGGAGCGGCAATGCCGGACGAGGAATGGAACAAGTTCTTTCTGCTTGAACAGTTGGCAGGCCGCCGCGCCCATGCCATTGCTTTGATTTTCGAGGAGGGGGTGGCGTGA